In the Primulina tabacum isolate GXHZ01 chromosome 15, ASM2559414v2, whole genome shotgun sequence genome, GTCAAGTGCAAGAATTACAACTTATCTTGCACGAGATTCATGCGGAAGGAATGAGTCTAAGCGAATCTTTCCAAGTTGCTGCGTTGATCGAGAACTCCCTCCGTTGTGGAAGGATTTCAAGAACTATTTGAAGCATAAAAGGAAGGAGATGGGATTGGATGATCTCATTGTGAGATTGAGGATAGAAGAGGATAACAAGAGCACCGAGGCCAAGGCAATTAAAATGGCAGCAAGGGTGAACATTGTTGAATCAAGTTTCAAGGGGAAGAAGAGGAAGTTTGAGAAGCAACCACAACAAGGCCAACAACCACCAAACAAGAAGAAGTTCAAAGGCACTTGTTATAACTGCGGAAAACCGAATCACATGGCTAAGGATTGTAGGAAGCCAAAGAAGGGAAATCTTCAAGCCAACGTAGTTCAAGAAAGGTCGGTACCTTTTGCTTTTTCTGAACTTGATTTATCTGCAGTTATTTTGGAAGCCAATTTGGTGGAAAACCCCAATGAGTGGTGGGTTGATAC is a window encoding:
- the LOC142526077 gene encoding uncharacterized protein LOC142526077, which translates into the protein MASTSTTTHATVAPGEKPEKFSGADFKRWQQKMLFYLTTLSLSRFLKEDPPTVAENETDTNMRVALDAWNQSDFLCKNYILNGLDNALYNVYCQVKTAKELWDMLDKKYRAEDAGLKKFIVGRFLDYKMAGFKISRESSARITTYLARDSCGRNESKRIFPSCCVDRELPPLWKDFKNYLKHKRKEMGLDDLIVRLRIEEDNKSTEAKAIKMAARVNIVESSFKGKKRKFEKQPQQGQQPPNKKKFKGTCYNCGKPNHMAKDCRKPKKGNLQANVVQERSVPFAFSELDLSAVILEANLVENPNEWWVDTGATRHIYSNKRMFSTYTPSTGRKLYTGNSAYI